AAAAATAACTGGTATCCCTCCCTGGTAAGATAAAGGACCGCTATGGTAGAGCGTTTTGGGCCAGAGAAAAGCCCGCCCAAGATATCGTATTCGTTAAAAGGTAAAAACACCCGTGGCCAACCCTGCCAATTTACGATCTCCGGATTAGGCCAAATCATTATTTTGTTCGGGGTCTGGATCTCTGGTTCAGGCTGATCGAGATAGACATACTGAATGCCGCCGCCGAATTTAACGTTAGAAGTCCAGAGGCGTTTTCGCTCTTGATAAAGCACTAGTTTGCGCCCGGGATTAAAAAAGCCAACTTCGCGTTTACCATCCCGGTTTAAGTCCGCAAAAAATGATCCAAAAATCTGAAAGTTACGCGGCACCTTAAGGCTTGAAAGCTTTTTAAGTCTTTCGCCGTCTATCTTTAAGATAAAAACCCCAGTGCCGAAGAAATCCTCGTTATCAAAGTTCTGGCCAAGAAGCGTCTCTTTGATTCCGTCTCCATCGAAATCAAAAAAACGCAAGATGTAACTTGAATCCTTGGTAACTCTGTAAAAATTTCCATTGCTAAAACGAATTATCCGGGAAATGACCTTTTTGCCGTCAAAGATGTTGAGGGCTATCAGGCCATCTTTACCCACTGAGAAATGAATCAAATCTCCAAAACCTTTGTATTTGTACGTGTAATGTTCCGGGCCTCTCAGGCGCTGAAGCTCAATGGCCTTTTTAGTCAAAGAGGCGATGTAAAAATAAGGGCCAAAGCGCTGGACTTCCAGGTGATAAACAATCTCGCCCAGGCGGCCAACCAGCTGGTATGGTTTGGCATAACGATTATAAGCTGGCGCATAAGTGGGACGCAAAGAGCCAAGGGCATATACACCAAGCGTGTGGCCATCGCTATAAACATACAAAAAGTTTTTATCAGCAACAAAGACCAAGGCTTGCGAAGGCTGCGAGATGGCCTTGCGACTTGAAACCTGCTGGTAGGGCTCCCAGGAAAGATTGATAAGGCCAGCTTTAAGCCGCTCATAAAAAGGAAGTCCCTTTCCAGATAGGTCATAAAAATATGACTTAAATCCATCAAAACGCTTGGCAAGAGTAGCATTGGCCACAGCACACCCGGGCTTAAGACAAAAGACTTTTAGCTCGGAAAAATTATCAAAAACTTTGACCACCTGGGCTACCGCGACAGGATTCTCTTTAGCACCGAGGACTTTTCCGGTAACAGGATCTACTATTCGGGGGCCTTCTCTATAAATGCGCCACCATTCCCCGGGTTTTATCCCTTTGTTTTGCCCGACATTTAAATAAAAGGCCCCCTGCTCGACGATGACTCTTGCAGAAAACGGCTTTAAATCATTAAATATCTGCTCAAAAGTTGGAGTTGCATAGGAACTCGGCAAGCAGAGGAAAAAAAACAAGAGCATAAAAAAAAGTACATGTTTTCCTTTCATAAAAGGCCTCCCCAGAAGGGTTTTGCCGCTCAATTTAGGCCAAAACTCCCACTTTGGCAAAGAGAAATTTTTGTTAAGGGCGTGAATACCCGACTAGGCAAAGAATGATTAACAGACCTTTTGCTTTTTTTTCTGGGGCTCAGGTATTCAGGTCAGGACATGCTCTTCGTCTGTGGCTCTTAAATCCATTCAAAACTTTGCACTACGATGATACCAGCCTTCTTAGCCCGTTCAAGGACGTTTGGTTTAGCAAAATGAGTGACAATAATAGGAACCACTTCGCCACCGA
The nucleotide sequence above comes from Thermodesulfatator atlanticus DSM 21156. Encoded proteins:
- a CDS encoding FG-GAP repeat domain-containing protein, which encodes MKGKHVLFFMLLFFFLCLPSSYATPTFEQIFNDLKPFSARVIVEQGAFYLNVGQNKGIKPGEWWRIYREGPRIVDPVTGKVLGAKENPVAVAQVVKVFDNFSELKVFCLKPGCAVANATLAKRFDGFKSYFYDLSGKGLPFYERLKAGLINLSWEPYQQVSSRKAISQPSQALVFVADKNFLYVYSDGHTLGVYALGSLRPTYAPAYNRYAKPYQLVGRLGEIVYHLEVQRFGPYFYIASLTKKAIELQRLRGPEHYTYKYKGFGDLIHFSVGKDGLIALNIFDGKKVISRIIRFSNGNFYRVTKDSSYILRFFDFDGDGIKETLLGQNFDNEDFFGTGVFILKIDGERLKKLSSLKVPRNFQIFGSFFADLNRDGKREVGFFNPGRKLVLYQERKRLWTSNVKFGGGIQYVYLDQPEPEIQTPNKIMIWPNPEIVNWQGWPRVFLPFNEYDILGGLFSGPKRSTIAVLYLTREGYQLFFWRHTFPGAVQAVFSNGKEIYFVVVSGDFFKGEGQTKIYKVPIPQFMQELNY